One genomic region from Sphingobacterium multivorum encodes:
- the lat gene encoding L-lysine 6-transaminase: MSSVHERLSKHILADGFPLVMDMEKSHGSYVVDENGDEYLDMFSMFASMTVGYNHPHLVKQRDFLGKMAVNKPAMSDIYPKEFADFVDTFDRVAIPKELPYAFFISGGTLAVENALKAAFDWKTRLNFAQGIQKEASQVIHFKQAFHGRSGYTLSLTNTQDPRKYLYFPKFNWPRITNPKLSYPLTSEHIDQTIALEEKAVSEIRQAITANPNDIACIIIEPIQGEGGDNHFRKEFFVQLRQICDENQILLIFDEVQTGLGITGKMWAYQHYNVIPDVIAFGKKAQVCGILASKEKFDQVEHHVFQESSRINSTFGGDFMDMLRFKLILEVIEQENLVQNAAEKGRYLQDKLQELLAKKTQLSNLRGEGLFVAVDFESEATRNAFIKNAYVNKLIILGCGEKSIRFRPHLNVSHADIDKTIAIIEKSIS; encoded by the coding sequence ATGAGCAGCGTACATGAAAGATTAAGCAAACATATATTAGCCGATGGATTCCCTTTGGTTATGGATATGGAGAAATCCCATGGTTCTTATGTCGTGGATGAAAATGGGGATGAATACCTCGATATGTTCAGTATGTTTGCCTCCATGACCGTGGGTTACAACCATCCACATTTGGTCAAACAACGTGACTTCCTGGGTAAAATGGCCGTCAATAAGCCAGCCATGTCAGATATTTACCCCAAAGAGTTTGCTGATTTTGTCGACACTTTTGACCGTGTAGCCATACCGAAAGAACTCCCCTATGCCTTTTTCATCTCGGGGGGAACACTCGCCGTGGAAAATGCCTTAAAAGCTGCCTTCGACTGGAAGACAAGGCTTAATTTTGCACAGGGAATACAAAAGGAAGCCAGCCAGGTCATTCACTTTAAACAGGCTTTTCATGGTAGATCGGGCTATACCCTGTCATTAACGAATACACAAGACCCCAGAAAATACCTTTATTTTCCAAAATTCAACTGGCCACGCATTACCAATCCTAAATTGAGCTATCCTTTAACAAGCGAACATATCGATCAGACGATTGCTTTGGAGGAAAAAGCTGTCTCGGAAATACGTCAGGCGATCACGGCTAACCCCAACGATATTGCCTGCATTATTATTGAACCGATACAGGGTGAAGGTGGCGACAACCATTTTCGAAAGGAATTTTTCGTACAGCTTCGTCAAATATGTGATGAAAATCAGATCCTCTTAATTTTTGACGAGGTACAGACGGGATTGGGTATTACGGGAAAAATGTGGGCTTACCAACATTATAACGTCATTCCCGACGTTATTGCCTTCGGCAAAAAAGCACAAGTCTGCGGTATACTGGCGAGCAAGGAAAAATTTGATCAGGTGGAACATCATGTCTTTCAAGAATCCAGTCGCATCAATTCAACCTTTGGTGGCGATTTTATGGATATGCTCCGCTTTAAATTAATTCTTGAAGTCATAGAGCAAGAAAACCTGGTTCAAAATGCGGCAGAAAAAGGGCGCTATCTACAAGATAAGCTCCAGGAACTGCTAGCGAAAAAAACGCAGCTGTCTAATTTACGGGGTGAGGGTTTATTCGTTGCAGTGGATTTCGAATCGGAAGCTACACGGAATGCATTTATCAAAAATGCCTATGTAAATAAACTCATTATATTGGGTTGTGGTGAGAAAAGTATCCGTTTTAGACCGCACCTCAATGTGAGCCATGCGGATATCGATAAAACGATAGCAATTATAGAAAAGAGTATTTCCTAA
- a CDS encoding energy transducer TonB encodes MVWCAFASAQVVAKRDIPADSIVQNVDDFPYFKGGVVAWSKFIQNNLDLSGTVRAMDSVAYAKYGSRQTAILKFIVCEDGTICNIEIENPDKVSPEFSKAVLSAMRRSPQWMPGQVKGKPVKTRFRQPVVAVIE; translated from the coding sequence ATGGTATGGTGTGCTTTCGCAAGTGCACAAGTGGTTGCTAAGCGGGATATCCCTGCAGACAGTATTGTCCAGAACGTTGACGATTTTCCCTATTTCAAGGGCGGGGTGGTGGCCTGGTCCAAATTTATACAAAATAATCTGGATCTGTCCGGAACAGTCCGGGCAATGGACAGTGTGGCCTATGCAAAATACGGATCTCGGCAAACGGCAATTCTGAAGTTTATTGTTTGCGAAGATGGGACGATCTGCAATATTGAAATCGAGAATCCCGACAAAGTGAGCCCCGAGTTTTCAAAGGCTGTGTTGTCTGCTATGCGCAGGTCACCACAATGGATGCCTGGTCAGGTCAAGGGAAAACCAGTTAAAACAAGATTCAGGCAACCTGTTGTTGCTGTGATTGAATAA
- a CDS encoding suppressor of fused domain protein: MSSGAEESSPEKKDIEITAGGSTVYRYEDQSDDKDPKNLFPEVQCVYLDEIEEHLTKYIAEPDMVFHEIISELVHIDVHWIKPSANYPYHILVTSGMSDLAMSVPDEVENKEAYERAELMVVLPADWKIGEEEFQDDNNYWPVYFLKRLARFPHEYKTWLGYGHTIPNGMEAEDIANTGFGCMLLLPPMLSFEEEFLELKTKDGNLINFYAMIPLYKEEMDYKLEEGTDALLDLFDEYGISELVDIDRPNVCKGR; encoded by the coding sequence ATGAGTAGCGGAGCGGAAGAATCTTCGCCCGAAAAAAAAGATATAGAAATTACTGCTGGAGGCTCTACGGTCTATCGTTATGAAGATCAATCTGATGATAAGGATCCAAAAAACTTATTTCCGGAGGTTCAATGTGTTTATCTGGATGAGATTGAGGAGCATTTGACCAAATATATTGCCGAACCCGATATGGTGTTCCATGAGATAATCTCTGAGCTTGTTCATATCGATGTTCATTGGATTAAACCAAGTGCAAATTATCCATACCATATCTTGGTCACTTCGGGCATGAGTGATCTGGCCATGTCTGTTCCAGACGAAGTGGAAAACAAAGAGGCTTATGAGCGGGCGGAACTCATGGTTGTGTTGCCGGCAGATTGGAAGATCGGAGAAGAGGAATTTCAGGATGACAATAATTATTGGCCGGTTTACTTTTTGAAAAGATTAGCGCGGTTTCCACATGAGTACAAAACCTGGCTGGGCTATGGGCATACCATCCCCAATGGTATGGAAGCTGAAGATATTGCAAATACAGGGTTTGGTTGTATGTTGCTGCTTCCGCCGATGCTCAGTTTTGAAGAGGAATTTTTGGAGTTAAAGACCAAAGATGGTAATCTGATCAATTTTTATGCAATGATTCCCCTGTATAAAGAAGAGATGGATTACAAACTGGAGGAGGGTACAGATGCACTTTTAGACCTGTTTGATGAATATGGAATTTCCGAGCTGGTCGATATCGATCGTCCCAATGTCTGCAAAGGTAGGTAG